Proteins encoded together in one Parasegetibacter sp. NRK P23 window:
- a CDS encoding DUF4270 family protein yields MKYNNRWRSFFACTVMAAFVLTACNKLDTTTIGNDLIPVVDNVNTFDTTLAVEARNFFYPDSVNVYASDVHALGTVLTDPLFGTTTASILAQFKPGAFGTYPFLNAKDSIVAIDSVVLGLSYKGAYGDTNLLQHIRVYEVDPSERFYRGEKTTVDYPMFGQQVNVGNGVVDIRTLNDSATVILDKDTTKIANQLRIRLDTTLVGRAYAAYDTANAFRSDSAFNIYNKGFVILTDSTYSSNGLMYFNLTEANSNLTIFYRVIKNGVMDTAYVVFPFGNVAGNVSAQANIIRRRYDGTQVNTYVNNGTTPDDLVFVQTLPGTTTTIDVPALTGGTIYNRVVHKAELIMEQVTDASDATLGAPAYLYLDAFDDSVHVAVIDPMFYSNGTPDFRLFGGYSKTIKSASGSNVTGYTFDLTRYVQMIATRNTKNLQFRLTAPTAPNNRLSAFHFNPLYPQPAYPGSTLGVFSVYPNAVANGRVRLGGGNHATNKMRLRIIYSKI; encoded by the coding sequence GTGAAGTATAACAACCGCTGGCGTTCTTTCTTTGCTTGTACTGTAATGGCCGCCTTCGTTCTCACGGCCTGCAATAAACTGGATACCACTACCATCGGAAACGACCTTATACCGGTTGTGGACAATGTGAATACGTTCGATACCACGCTCGCCGTGGAAGCCAGGAACTTTTTCTACCCCGATAGCGTGAACGTGTATGCTTCTGATGTGCACGCGTTGGGCACGGTACTCACCGACCCGCTTTTCGGAACCACCACCGCTTCAATCCTGGCACAATTCAAGCCGGGTGCTTTTGGCACTTATCCTTTTCTCAATGCGAAGGATAGTATTGTGGCCATAGACTCGGTTGTGCTTGGCCTTTCCTACAAAGGCGCCTACGGCGATACCAACCTGCTCCAGCACATACGCGTGTATGAAGTGGATCCTTCTGAAAGGTTCTACCGCGGAGAGAAAACTACCGTGGATTACCCCATGTTCGGGCAACAGGTGAATGTTGGGAACGGTGTGGTGGACATCAGAACATTGAACGATTCAGCTACGGTTATTCTTGATAAGGATACCACTAAAATCGCGAACCAGCTCCGCATCCGTTTGGATACAACGCTGGTTGGAAGAGCTTATGCCGCTTATGATACGGCAAATGCCTTCCGCTCCGATTCCGCTTTCAACATCTACAACAAAGGTTTTGTAATTCTTACAGATTCAACCTATAGCTCCAACGGTCTGATGTATTTCAACCTCACGGAAGCGAATTCTAACCTGACCATATTTTACCGGGTAATCAAGAACGGAGTGATGGATACCGCTTATGTGGTGTTCCCGTTCGGAAACGTAGCCGGCAATGTATCGGCCCAGGCGAACATTATCAGAAGAAGGTATGATGGAACGCAGGTGAATACTTACGTGAACAACGGCACAACCCCTGATGACCTGGTATTTGTTCAGACCCTGCCCGGAACCACTACTACCATTGATGTGCCCGCCCTCACCGGAGGAACCATCTACAACCGGGTGGTACATAAAGCCGAGTTGATTATGGAACAGGTTACGGACGCTTCTGACGCTACTTTAGGAGCACCGGCATATTTATACCTTGACGCGTTTGATGATTCAGTTCACGTGGCGGTTATAGACCCGATGTTTTACAGCAACGGCACACCAGACTTCAGGTTGTTTGGCGGCTATTCTAAAACAATAAAAAGCGCTTCCGGTAGCAATGTTACAGGCTATACCTTTGATCTTACAAGGTATGTCCAGATGATCGCTACCAGGAACACGAAGAACCTGCAGTTCAGGCTTACAGCGCCAACCGCACCCAACAACAGGCTGAGCGCCTTCCATTTTAACCCGCTTTATCCGCAACCCGCTTATCCGGGTTCCACATTGGGTGTATTCAGCGTTTACCCCAACGCCGTAGCGAACGGCCGGGTTAGACTGGGCGGCGGAAACCACGCCACGAATAAGATGAGATTACGG